A genomic region of Ewingella sp. CoE-038-23 contains the following coding sequences:
- the ccmD gene encoding heme exporter protein CcmD yields MNAAFSSWQAFFDMGGYAFYVWLSVAATLISLIALVAHTMVQRRQILADVRRRQAREKRIVQSKRNPTNESPAATKPAVPRLKPDASGEKLL; encoded by the coding sequence ATGAACGCCGCATTCTCAAGCTGGCAGGCATTCTTCGACATGGGCGGCTACGCCTTTTATGTCTGGCTCTCTGTCGCAGCCACGCTGATTTCTCTGATTGCCTTAGTGGCGCACACCATGGTGCAGCGTCGGCAAATTCTGGCTGACGTTCGCCGTCGTCAGGCGCGGGAAAAGCGCATTGTGCAATCCAAACGAAACCCTACTAATGAATCGCCAGCCGCGACGAAGCCGGCTGTACCTCGGTTGAAACCGGACGCGTCCGGGGAGAAGTTATTGTGA
- a CDS encoding heme ABC transporter permease: MWKWLHQLARPERLYSVCGRFIPWLGILGLACLLIGWVWGFGYAPPDYQQGNSYRIMYIHVPAAIWSMGIYSAMAIAAFIGLVWQMKMSDLALAAMAPVGAVFTFIALVTGSAWGKPMWGTWWVWDARLTSELVLLFLYLGAIALYHSFEDRRLAGRAAGILVLVGVVNIPIIHYSVEWWNTLHQGSTNMQQTIDPSMRYPLRWAIFGYLFFFITLTLMRLRNLILIQERLRPWVAELVNKERR; the protein is encoded by the coding sequence ATGTGGAAATGGTTACATCAACTCGCGCGACCCGAGCGTCTTTACTCGGTCTGCGGCCGGTTTATTCCGTGGCTCGGCATTCTGGGATTAGCCTGTTTGCTAATTGGCTGGGTCTGGGGCTTTGGCTACGCGCCGCCTGATTACCAGCAGGGTAACAGCTATCGCATCATGTACATTCACGTCCCGGCGGCTATCTGGTCGATGGGGATTTACAGCGCGATGGCGATTGCAGCCTTTATCGGGCTGGTGTGGCAGATGAAAATGTCTGACTTAGCTCTGGCCGCCATGGCACCCGTAGGTGCAGTCTTCACCTTTATTGCACTGGTCACAGGCTCCGCCTGGGGCAAACCTATGTGGGGAACCTGGTGGGTGTGGGACGCACGTCTGACCTCCGAGTTGGTGCTGCTGTTCCTCTATCTGGGGGCTATTGCCTTATATCACTCCTTTGAAGATCGCCGCCTTGCGGGGCGTGCTGCGGGCATTTTGGTGCTGGTCGGGGTGGTCAATATTCCCATCATTCATTACTCGGTGGAGTGGTGGAACACCCTGCATCAAGGCTCGACCAACATGCAGCAAACCATCGACCCGAGTATGCGCTACCCGCTGCGCTGGGCCATCTTCGGCTATCTGTTCTTCTTTATTACGCTGACGCTAATGCGCCTGCGTAACCTTATTCTTATTCAGGAACGCCTGCGCCCGTGGGTGGCGGAACTCGTTAATAAGGAGCGCCGCTGA
- the ccmB gene encoding heme exporter protein CcmB: MFIKVLRRELKIAFRKSAEIINPLWFFIIVITLFPLGLGPEPQLLARIAPGIVWVAALLASLLSLERLFRDDFLDGTLEQLLLLPSPLALTVLGKVCAHWVVTGLPLLILSPVIALLLSLDFNTWKAVALTILLGTPTLSFIGAIGVALTVGLRKGGVLLSLLVLPLYIPVLIFATGAIDAASMGMPLGGYLAILGAMLAGSATLAPFATAAALRVSIH; the protein is encoded by the coding sequence ATGTTTATTAAAGTCCTGCGCCGCGAACTGAAAATCGCTTTTCGTAAAAGTGCGGAAATCATCAACCCGCTGTGGTTCTTCATCATCGTGATCACCCTGTTTCCACTGGGGCTGGGACCGGAACCACAACTGCTGGCGCGCATTGCGCCGGGCATCGTCTGGGTCGCGGCACTGCTCGCCTCGCTACTGTCACTGGAGAGGTTGTTCCGTGATGACTTCCTCGACGGCACGCTGGAGCAGCTACTATTGTTACCATCCCCGCTAGCGCTAACGGTTCTAGGCAAAGTATGTGCTCACTGGGTGGTCACCGGGCTGCCGTTATTGATTTTATCTCCGGTGATTGCATTGCTGCTGTCGCTGGATTTCAACACGTGGAAAGCCGTCGCGCTGACCATTTTGCTGGGAACGCCGACCCTGAGTTTTATTGGTGCCATTGGCGTGGCGCTGACCGTGGGCCTGCGCAAAGGCGGGGTGCTGCTGAGTTTGCTGGTATTGCCGCTGTATATTCCGGTGCTGATTTTTGCCACAGGTGCCATCGACGCCGCCTCTATGGGCATGCCGCTCGGCGGATATCTGGCAATTCTTGGCGCGATGCTGGCGGGAAGTGCGACACTCGCACCGTTCGCCACGGCGGCAGCTTTGCGAGTCAGCATTCACTGA
- the ccmA gene encoding cytochrome c biogenesis heme-transporting ATPase CcmA, giving the protein MFEAVNLSCVRDERPLFSDLSFTIEPGDMVQIEGQNGAGKTSLLRILAGLSSPDSGEVRWKGENTRRQRDLFHQDLLFLGHQPGIKSVLTAYENLAFYQSVDGKVDGDALYQALENVGLLGYEDLTVAQMSAGQQRRVALARLWLTRAPLWILDEPLTAIDKQGVATLIDLFEMHAGRGGMVVLTTHQDLQGVSRDVRKLRLTNAELL; this is encoded by the coding sequence ATGTTTGAAGCCGTTAACCTGAGCTGCGTGCGCGACGAGCGCCCCCTGTTTAGCGACCTGAGTTTCACCATCGAGCCCGGTGATATGGTGCAAATTGAAGGCCAGAACGGCGCCGGGAAAACCAGCCTGCTGCGGATTTTGGCCGGGCTTTCTTCACCGGACTCCGGCGAAGTGCGCTGGAAGGGTGAGAATACTCGCCGCCAGCGCGACCTGTTCCATCAGGATTTACTCTTTCTCGGCCATCAGCCGGGGATAAAGTCAGTACTCACTGCATATGAAAATCTGGCATTTTATCAGTCGGTTGACGGCAAAGTTGATGGCGATGCTCTGTATCAGGCATTAGAAAATGTCGGCCTGCTGGGCTATGAAGATCTCACCGTGGCGCAGATGTCCGCCGGGCAACAGCGCCGCGTTGCATTGGCGAGACTATGGCTGACGCGTGCGCCGCTGTGGATCCTTGATGAACCTCTGACGGCTATCGACAAGCAGGGCGTGGCGACACTGATCGACCTGTTCGAAATGCACGCCGGACGAGGCGGTATGGTAGTGCTTACTACCCACCAAGACCTACAGGGCGTGAGCCGCGACGTGCGCAAGCTCCGCCTGACTAACGCAGAACTGCTATGA
- a CDS encoding formate/nitrite transporter family protein — protein MNQATKQQNKENDVDSEEHAQGTEIEVDEENLPSRAAAVHEQIRQEGEKELERDGLALFWSAVAAGLSISASMMAKGILHARLPESPERFFIENIGYTAGFIIVIMARQQLFTENTVTAVLPVMHKLTLKNSALLLRLWSWVLGGNLIGCACAALAFHLVPFFDADTDAAFRSISLEIMKKDPTAMFVSGIISGWLIATMVWMLPSAGAAKVWVIMLMTYLVAIADLTHIVVGSVEILYLVFTGAIPWHQFIWPFALPTLAGNIIGGTFIFALISHAQIRNDMSNQNKAKQQKRAKNKQENQQKAQ, from the coding sequence ATGAATCAAGCCACAAAACAGCAGAATAAAGAGAACGATGTCGATAGCGAGGAGCATGCGCAAGGCACTGAGATTGAAGTTGATGAAGAGAATCTGCCCTCGCGCGCGGCGGCGGTTCACGAGCAGATTCGGCAAGAGGGGGAGAAGGAGCTGGAGCGCGACGGATTGGCGCTGTTCTGGTCGGCGGTAGCCGCCGGGCTGTCGATTAGCGCCTCCATGATGGCCAAAGGCATTTTGCACGCCCGCCTGCCGGAGTCGCCAGAACGCTTTTTCATCGAGAATATCGGTTACACAGCGGGCTTCATTATTGTCATCATGGCTCGCCAGCAGCTGTTCACCGAGAACACCGTCACCGCCGTGCTGCCGGTGATGCATAAGCTGACGCTAAAAAACAGCGCCCTGCTGCTGCGCCTGTGGAGCTGGGTGCTCGGCGGCAATCTGATTGGCTGCGCCTGCGCCGCGCTGGCCTTCCACCTGGTGCCGTTTTTCGACGCCGATACCGACGCGGCCTTTCGCAGCATCAGCCTGGAGATCATGAAGAAAGATCCGACGGCGATGTTTGTCAGCGGCATTATTTCCGGCTGGCTGATTGCCACCATGGTGTGGATGCTGCCCTCGGCAGGCGCGGCCAAAGTGTGGGTGATCATGCTGATGACCTATCTGGTGGCCATCGCCGACCTGACGCACATTGTGGTCGGCTCGGTGGAAATCCTCTATCTGGTGTTCACCGGCGCAATCCCTTGGCACCAGTTCATCTGGCCCTTCGCCCTGCCGACCCTCGCCGGGAATATCATCGGCGGCACCTTTATCTTCGCGCTCATCAGCCATGCCCAAATCCGCAATGACATGAGCAACCAGAACAAGGCCAAGCAGCAGAAGAGAGCCAAGAACAAGCAGGAAAACCAACAGAAAGCCCAATAA
- a CDS encoding sce7726 family protein, whose product MFSVEKNQTDSRVLAQLFTSQAINKIASGDLSFLYRVLNDFLTPRTPNLLVAQVFELAFSKLLIDYKTEYFFKNAIANKLYLGRHSVREATMLSEFRVGNNKADCVIVNGHTTCYEIKTKFDSLKRLQDQLSAYIKIFDKVYVVCDGCHINNVLSSVPDEVGVLEFTVRGALKEIKKAKINNHEIDREVLIGSLRKPEYVFMAESLTNKPITTSNMNTYSLCLDIFNQACSDELRALFKHVLKMNRKADSIFVSKLPPSLINTAISFKLSKSKKLAFGEILTQAINKDIKCTFHS is encoded by the coding sequence ATGTTTTCAGTAGAGAAAAACCAAACTGATAGTCGAGTTCTGGCGCAACTATTCACCAGCCAAGCTATAAATAAAATAGCGAGTGGTGACCTTTCGTTTCTCTATCGTGTCTTGAACGATTTTTTAACACCCCGAACTCCTAACCTTCTCGTTGCTCAGGTATTTGAACTAGCATTCAGCAAGCTATTGATTGATTATAAAACAGAATATTTTTTTAAAAATGCAATAGCTAATAAACTCTATTTGGGGCGGCATTCTGTTCGAGAAGCCACAATGCTTTCTGAGTTCAGAGTCGGCAACAATAAAGCTGATTGTGTGATTGTTAACGGCCACACTACATGCTATGAAATAAAAACTAAATTTGATAGTTTAAAAAGATTGCAAGATCAGCTTTCGGCATATATTAAAATCTTTGATAAAGTATATGTTGTTTGTGATGGTTGCCACATTAATAACGTTTTGTCTAGTGTCCCCGATGAGGTCGGTGTTTTAGAGTTTACTGTAAGGGGAGCTCTGAAAGAAATCAAGAAAGCTAAGATCAATAATCACGAAATAGATCGAGAAGTTTTAATTGGCTCGTTAAGAAAACCTGAGTATGTTTTTATGGCCGAGAGTTTAACAAATAAACCCATAACCACATCCAATATGAACACGTATTCTCTATGTCTTGACATTTTCAACCAAGCTTGCTCAGATGAACTTAGAGCATTATTTAAGCATGTGCTCAAGATGAACAGGAAGGCAGACTCTATTTTTGTTAGTAAATTACCGCCTTCACTAATTAACACAGCAATTAGCTTCAAATTATCAAAATCAAAAAAATTGGCATTCGGAGAAATACTCACTCAAGCCATTAATAAGGACATAAAATGTACTTTCCATTCATAA
- a CDS encoding sce7725 family protein, whose amino-acid sequence MYFPFIRGKQFELVAIRELAPKLPNNLFKPIVEPVRENLLPLVKTIKSINEFNIKPIIIINPLLGDFKSKNINLYPRLISLDNSLNFTPCIQIQDGVDDYSVILRELPKNDKAVFVPDMVEDVNLAIFSSSNFNIVPADSSDSEIEKINNIVLLDDPFQKKSRNADYRDRSKFSSLHTNYNSRPNTIGFSDYNIVGSEYSESGGPAYVVTIHLSYIDKDNQQMYVRHFSSSPSNSPANPGGKFEEALNNAIHFINRNPLVFDDTFGIEELRRLHATEHFPGLGLVKKITVQHHIETICNYLK is encoded by the coding sequence ATGTACTTTCCATTCATAAGAGGTAAGCAGTTTGAATTGGTAGCGATAAGAGAATTAGCTCCAAAGCTGCCTAATAATTTATTTAAACCTATAGTTGAACCGGTAAGAGAAAATCTTTTACCTTTAGTAAAAACAATAAAATCCATAAATGAATTTAATATTAAACCAATAATCATCATCAACCCTTTGCTCGGAGATTTTAAATCTAAAAATATCAATCTCTATCCAAGACTTATATCTTTAGATAACTCATTAAATTTCACTCCTTGCATTCAAATTCAAGATGGAGTCGATGACTACTCAGTGATTTTGCGGGAATTACCTAAAAATGATAAAGCTGTATTCGTTCCAGATATGGTAGAAGATGTAAATCTTGCAATTTTCTCATCATCAAATTTTAATATCGTCCCTGCAGATAGTTCCGATAGTGAAATAGAAAAAATAAATAACATTGTTCTTCTAGATGATCCTTTTCAGAAGAAAAGTAGAAATGCTGACTACAGAGACAGGTCAAAATTTTCATCGTTGCATACTAATTATAATTCTCGACCTAATACTATCGGTTTCAGTGACTATAATATAGTTGGCTCTGAATATTCTGAATCTGGAGGTCCAGCATATGTTGTAACTATCCATTTATCTTATATCGACAAAGATAACCAGCAAATGTACGTACGACATTTTTCCTCATCACCAAGCAATAGCCCCGCTAACCCCGGTGGAAAATTTGAAGAAGCATTAAATAATGCTATCCATTTTATCAATAGAAACCCTTTGGTATTCGATGATACTTTTGGTATTGAGGAATTGAGAAGACTGCACGCTACTGAACATTTTCCCGGGTTAGGTTTAGTAAAAAAAATCACAGTACAGCATCATATTGAGACTATTTGTAATTATTTAAAATAA
- a CDS encoding RES domain-containing protein — MPYCCSECFHDKEILEFIGKAHHSGRCGHCRKEDTFIIEPKELSHFFEPFLGLVTESDDGLPLSEILNDLFYIFNKDVRSIQRLTSEILGEDYEDKRYTLKQDFQEHISEWENFKEELKHQNRFFPKNTLYSSLFDPTISNAESDLFQIIEQLKVEYDEGEDFFRARIHETPLSQQEMGMPPKEKATAGRANPIGISYLYLANQKNTCIAEVRPNNTSTIYISSFISNRKLSIIDLTQPRKKLSVCAFDESRFMTIIGIIKLLETLSNELSKPVKPESSSIDYIPTQFLCEFLKSFSSCDGIAFESSFGLGKNFVFFSDEGFRIEEPIPHTIISIVHDFNPK, encoded by the coding sequence ATGCCATACTGTTGCTCTGAATGTTTTCATGATAAAGAAATACTTGAGTTCATTGGTAAGGCCCATCATAGTGGAAGGTGTGGCCATTGCCGTAAAGAAGATACTTTCATCATTGAACCTAAGGAATTATCTCATTTTTTTGAACCATTTCTAGGTTTAGTAACCGAGTCTGATGATGGTCTACCCTTAAGTGAAATATTAAATGATCTATTTTATATTTTTAATAAAGATGTTAGGTCTATCCAGCGTCTGACATCAGAGATATTAGGAGAGGATTACGAAGATAAAAGATATACTTTAAAGCAGGATTTTCAGGAACACATCAGTGAGTGGGAGAATTTCAAAGAAGAACTTAAACATCAAAATAGATTTTTCCCCAAGAATACTCTTTACTCATCTTTATTTGATCCTACTATTAGCAACGCAGAGAGTGATTTATTCCAAATAATTGAACAGTTAAAAGTTGAATATGATGAAGGAGAGGATTTTTTTCGTGCCAGAATACATGAAACTCCATTATCCCAACAAGAGATGGGGATGCCACCAAAGGAAAAGGCTACAGCTGGCAGGGCAAATCCTATCGGAATATCCTATCTGTATCTAGCTAATCAAAAAAACACATGCATTGCAGAAGTTAGACCTAATAATACAAGTACAATATACATATCGAGTTTTATTTCGAATAGGAAACTATCGATTATTGACCTGACTCAACCAAGAAAAAAACTATCAGTTTGTGCATTTGATGAATCTCGTTTCATGACTATTATAGGGATAATCAAGTTACTAGAGACATTATCTAATGAACTATCAAAACCGGTTAAACCAGAAAGTTCAAGTATAGATTATATACCGACACAGTTTCTTTGCGAATTCCTCAAGAGTTTCAGTAGTTGTGATGGTATTGCTTTTGAAAGTTCGTTTGGTTTAGGGAAGAATTTTGTTTTCTTCAGTGATGAAGGATTTAGAATTGAAGAGCCGATCCCACATACTATCATTAGTATTGTCCATGATTTCAACCCTAAATAG
- a CDS encoding VOC family protein, producing MPNLTPFSYVLAVPNLTKTSAYFRDALGFYLAWPEGGGWQLAVRGGVRIMLGDCPDAIAPSALGDHSYFGYWHVDDATALYDEFTASGAIIIQPIADTPHGMREFTIATPDGHRMAIGEDLG from the coding sequence ATGCCCAACCTAACCCCCTTCTCCTACGTCCTTGCCGTCCCCAACCTCACCAAAACTTCGGCTTATTTCCGGGATGCGTTAGGGTTTTACCTTGCCTGGCCGGAGGGAGGTGGCTGGCAGCTGGCGGTGCGGGGGGGAGTGCGGATAATGTTGGGGGATTGCCCGGATGCGATTGCGCCTTCGGCGTTGGGCGACCATAGTTACTTTGGTTATTGGCATGTTGATGATGCTACTGCCCTTTATGATGAATTTACCGCCTCGGGCGCGATTATTATTCAGCCTATTGCCGACACGCCACACGGCATGCGCGAATTCACTATTGCGACGCCGGACGGGCATCGGATGGCGATTGGTGAAGACTTGGGCTGA
- a CDS encoding glycoside hydrolase family 18 protein: protein MKLLPLLAVLPLLCASVASANSLMSVGYFNGGGDVTAGPGGDIDKLDVRLITHLNYSFGLVYNNEAGETNAALKDPAKLHQIWLSPKVEADLAKIPALRKQNPNLKVLLSVGGWGARGFSSAAATPETRKIFIDSAEQIVKKYGLDGIDLDWEYPVNGAWGLVDSTPADKDNFTAILKELRERFGKQKLVTIAVAASAESPKSWIDVKAIAPSLDYINLMTYDMAYGTQYFNSNLYDSKEWPTVAAADKYSADFVVNNYLAAGLKASQMNLGIGFYGRVPKRTMEPGIDWTKPDAQKNPVTQPSFSPTEIALFKSLGYDLTKDTYVKYNDIVSKLLNDPQKRFTQHWDDEAKVPWLSIKSAKGDPLFAISYENPRSVAIKGEYIKSKGLAGAMFWEFGADDNNQLARTLADTLGVKH, encoded by the coding sequence ATGAAACTTTTACCCCTTCTCGCGGTATTACCCTTGCTGTGCGCGTCAGTTGCCTCAGCCAACTCTCTCATGTCAGTGGGCTATTTCAACGGCGGCGGTGACGTCACTGCCGGCCCGGGGGGCGACATCGATAAACTCGACGTTCGCCTTATAACCCATCTCAACTACTCATTTGGTTTGGTTTACAACAATGAGGCGGGCGAAACCAACGCCGCGCTGAAAGACCCTGCCAAGTTGCACCAGATTTGGCTGTCACCCAAAGTTGAAGCCGATCTGGCAAAAATCCCCGCTTTGCGTAAACAGAACCCGAACCTGAAAGTGCTGCTTTCCGTCGGCGGCTGGGGCGCGCGCGGTTTCTCCTCGGCCGCAGCTACCCCGGAAACGCGCAAAATCTTCATTGATTCCGCAGAACAGATCGTAAAAAAATATGGCCTTGATGGCATCGACCTCGACTGGGAATATCCGGTCAACGGCGCGTGGGGACTGGTGGACAGCACGCCTGCCGACAAAGATAACTTCACCGCCATCTTGAAAGAGCTGCGTGAAAGATTTGGCAAACAGAAGCTGGTGACCATCGCCGTCGCCGCCAGCGCTGAAAGCCCGAAAAGCTGGATTGACGTCAAAGCCATCGCCCCGTCGTTGGATTACATCAACCTGATGACCTACGACATGGCCTACGGCACGCAGTACTTCAACTCCAACCTGTATGACTCCAAAGAGTGGCCAACCGTCGCGGCGGCGGATAAATACAGCGCAGATTTCGTGGTGAATAACTACCTCGCGGCGGGGCTGAAGGCCAGCCAGATGAACCTCGGCATAGGTTTCTACGGGCGGGTACCAAAACGCACCATGGAGCCTGGCATTGACTGGACCAAGCCAGACGCGCAGAAAAATCCGGTTACTCAGCCGTCGTTTAGCCCGACCGAGATTGCCTTGTTCAAGTCGCTGGGCTATGACCTGACCAAAGATACCTATGTGAAGTACAACGACATCGTCAGTAAACTGCTTAACGACCCGCAAAAACGCTTCACCCAGCACTGGGATGATGAGGCGAAAGTGCCGTGGTTGTCGATCAAGTCTGCCAAGGGCGATCCGCTGTTTGCTATCTCTTACGAAAACCCGCGCTCGGTGGCTATCAAAGGGGAATACATCAAAAGCAAAGGGTTGGCCGGGGCCATGTTCTGGGAGTTTGGTGCCGATGATAACAACCAGTTAGCCAGAACGCTGGCCGATACGCTGGGCGTTAAACACTAA